The following are from one region of the Stanieria cyanosphaera PCC 7437 genome:
- a CDS encoding PIN domain-containing protein has protein sequence MSDIKQLEFVDTNVLVYAYDRSAGKKHLLASNLIKKLWQTRQGCLSVQVLQEFYVTVTRKVSQPLAWQEASEIIRNLSVWQVHSPQTDDILDAIRIQNRYGISFWDSMIVVSAVTMNCQIIWTEDLNSGQLYEQLLVQNPFCL, from the coding sequence TTAAACAACTTGAATTTGTTGATACAAATGTTTTAGTTTATGCCTATGACCGCTCTGCTGGAAAAAAACATCTTCTTGCTTCTAATCTAATCAAAAAATTATGGCAAACTCGCCAAGGTTGTTTAAGCGTTCAAGTTTTGCAGGAATTTTATGTTACTGTTACCCGCAAAGTTTCTCAACCTCTGGCATGGCAAGAAGCAAGTGAAATTATTAGAAACTTATCAGTCTGGCAAGTACATTCTCCTCAAACTGACGATATCCTAGATGCAATTAGAATACAGAATCGTTATGGTATTTCTTTTTGGGATTCAATGATCGTTGTTAGTGCAGTTACCATGAATTGCCAAATTATTTGGACAGAAGATTTAAACTCAGGACAGCTATACGAGCAATTATTAGTCCAAAACCCTTTTTGTTTATAG